In Synechococcus sp. UW69, a single genomic region encodes these proteins:
- the psb28 gene encoding photosystem II reaction center protein Psb28, with product MSEAAIQFFRGINEPVVPDIRLTRSRDGRTGQATFRFEKPAAIAPETMGDITGMWMVDEEGEMVTREVNGKFVNGTASALEAVYSWKSEEDFERFMRFAQRYAEANGLGYSQNQDSNQTDAADDQQA from the coding sequence GTGAGCGAAGCAGCGATTCAGTTCTTTCGGGGAATCAATGAGCCGGTGGTTCCCGATATTCGTCTGACCCGCAGCCGCGACGGTCGTACTGGTCAAGCAACCTTCCGTTTCGAGAAGCCTGCTGCGATTGCTCCAGAAACGATGGGCGACATCACTGGCATGTGGATGGTCGATGAAGAAGGTGAGATGGTCACCCGAGAAGTGAACGGCAAGTTTGTGAACGGCACAGCGAGTGCTCTTGAAGCCGTTTACTCCTGGAAATCCGAAGAGGATTTCGAGCGATTCATGCGCTTTGCCCAGCGCTACGCCGAGGCCAACGGCTTGGGTTATTCACAAAATCAGGATTCCAATCAGACTGACGCGGCCGACGATCAACAAGCTTGA
- a CDS encoding AI-2E family transporter produces MRLPHWLSLTALIAAIILLWSLRELVLLLFAAVVLAMALCTLVGILRERRPMQRPLALILCIAGLLLLVAGAAGVVVPPFLEEFALLLQKLPEAGQTLVRMGVDWIDTISEAIYGADAFPDIDELELSGPRQLVPDGSSLAAGVGSGLLGLLGVAGNLGNGVLRLLFVLAVALMISIQPQAYRSVGLQLIPSFYRRRGRRILDQCGAALSSWMVGVLISSLAVFVLCSIALTLLGVKLVLANALLAGLLNVIPNVGPTMSTIFPMAVALLDAPWKAAAVLGVYVVIQNIESYVITPSVMHHQVKLLPGLTLAAQFLFTLLFGPLGLLMALPLAVVLQVIIREVLIHDVLDRWKRLEPAG; encoded by the coding sequence TTGAGACTGCCCCACTGGCTGTCGTTAACAGCCTTGATCGCAGCGATCATCTTGCTGTGGTCCCTGCGCGAGCTGGTTCTACTGCTCTTTGCTGCAGTTGTTCTGGCCATGGCCCTTTGCACCCTTGTGGGCATCCTTCGAGAACGGAGGCCGATGCAACGGCCTCTGGCATTGATTCTCTGTATCGCCGGGTTGCTCTTGCTCGTCGCTGGGGCTGCAGGTGTTGTGGTGCCCCCATTCCTCGAGGAATTTGCCCTGCTGCTGCAGAAGCTGCCCGAAGCGGGTCAGACCCTCGTTCGGATGGGAGTCGATTGGATCGACACCATCAGCGAAGCCATCTATGGCGCCGATGCATTCCCCGACATCGATGAACTGGAACTGAGCGGTCCGCGACAACTCGTGCCCGATGGTTCATCACTGGCAGCAGGCGTGGGCAGCGGATTGCTGGGCCTGCTCGGTGTTGCGGGAAACCTCGGCAACGGGGTGCTGCGTCTGTTGTTCGTGCTGGCAGTCGCTTTGATGATCAGCATTCAACCCCAGGCCTATCGGAGCGTGGGGCTTCAGCTGATTCCCTCCTTTTATCGACGCCGTGGACGGCGAATCCTTGATCAGTGCGGTGCCGCTTTGAGTAGCTGGATGGTCGGCGTGCTGATCAGCTCACTGGCGGTCTTTGTGCTGTGCAGCATCGCGCTGACACTCTTGGGCGTGAAACTCGTTCTGGCCAATGCACTGCTGGCAGGACTGTTGAACGTGATCCCCAATGTGGGACCAACGATGAGCACCATCTTCCCGATGGCAGTCGCCCTGCTGGATGCCCCCTGGAAGGCAGCGGCGGTATTGGGGGTCTATGTGGTGATCCAAAACATCGAGAGTTACGTGATCACGCCTTCGGTGATGCACCACCAAGTGAAGCTGCTGCCTGGGTTGACCCTGGCCGCGCAGTTTTTGTTCACGCTGCTGTTCGGACCTCTCGGCCTGCTGATGGCTCTGCCTCTAGCGGTGGTGCTGCAGGTGATCATCCGAGAAGTCCTGATCCACGATGTTTTGGATCGCTGGAAACGTCTGGAGCCCGCAGGATGA
- a CDS encoding AI-2E family transporter gives MTAGTFLVALTLVVLVLLLWHLRWVLLVLFGAVVVAVALDVLIVQVQRRTRLKRPQALAAVLGILLFAGGLLGQLLVPELISQFQQLGRDLPQLFSKVSDLLSSEPRLAQLNEALGEGLNLKGLQPLLGFAGGAANSLIQLFLMALLAILLALDPSSHRRMVVAVTPRPARQQMELLLDECRQALGGWLSGMTLSATSVFLLTWGGLLLLKAPLALLSALVCGLLTFVPTIGPTAATLLPTGLALLQSPQLMVSVLVFRLVLQNLEAFLLTPLLLRKTVNLLPTVALTAQLSLGALLGLPGVLLALPLVVVIQVLMQRVVVQQIMDRWA, from the coding sequence ATGACAGCCGGCACGTTTCTTGTTGCTCTCACCCTGGTGGTGCTGGTGCTGCTGCTCTGGCACCTGCGCTGGGTGCTCCTGGTGCTGTTCGGCGCCGTGGTGGTTGCGGTGGCACTGGATGTGCTGATTGTTCAGGTTCAGAGGCGAACACGGCTGAAACGACCACAAGCCCTGGCTGCCGTGCTTGGGATTTTGCTGTTCGCAGGGGGGCTATTGGGACAGCTGCTGGTACCGGAACTCATCAGCCAGTTCCAGCAATTGGGTCGTGATCTGCCGCAGTTGTTCAGCAAGGTGTCTGATCTGCTGAGCAGCGAGCCACGCCTGGCGCAGCTGAATGAAGCGCTGGGTGAGGGCCTCAACTTGAAAGGGCTTCAACCATTGCTGGGCTTTGCAGGCGGTGCGGCGAATTCGCTGATTCAGCTGTTCCTGATGGCCCTGCTCGCGATCTTGTTGGCCCTGGATCCAAGTTCCCATCGGCGCATGGTCGTCGCCGTGACGCCCCGCCCCGCCCGGCAGCAGATGGAACTGTTGCTGGATGAATGCCGTCAGGCGCTGGGGGGTTGGCTCAGCGGCATGACCCTTTCCGCCACCAGCGTGTTTTTGCTCACCTGGGGTGGACTGTTGCTGCTCAAGGCACCCCTTGCTCTATTGAGCGCCCTGGTCTGCGGCCTGCTCACCTTCGTACCCACCATCGGCCCCACGGCGGCAACCCTTCTACCGACGGGATTAGCACTGCTGCAATCGCCGCAATTGATGGTCTCGGTGCTCGTTTTCCGGCTGGTGCTGCAGAACCTCGAGGCATTTCTGCTCACGCCATTGCTGCTGCGCAAAACCGTGAATCTGCTTCCCACCGTGGCCCTGACAGCCCAGCTCAGCCTTGGCGCCCTGCTGGGGCTTCCAGGCGTGCTACTCGCCCTTCCTCTGGTGGTGGTGATTCAGGTGCTGATGCAGCGCGTGGTGGTACAGCAGATCATGGATCGCTGGGCCTAA
- the secF gene encoding protein translocase subunit SecF, producing the protein MTEPSSSATAGEVRNLRWSLSSMRRRVWLISGLVVFVSLLGLLLSWLDPAIRAPLRPGLDFTGGTQIQLERRCDDSCGALKAIAVSDVIRSLDLPVEEGQPLPNLGAPRVQLLDGGQSLLLRLPTLSAAQGQAVIQAVEPVAGPFLSGGQSVDTIGPSLGRQLLRSSLISLLVAFSGIAAYISFRYDRRYAFLALVALAHDVAIVCGVFAWLGVVLQLEVDSLFAVSLLTIAGYSVNDTVVVFDRIRERSKDAADLPLSLQVDQAVSATLTRTLYTSGTTLLPLLALVFFGGATLYWFAIALALGVVVGSWSSIALAPSLLTLWDRSRD; encoded by the coding sequence ATGACTGAACCTTCGTCATCGGCAACAGCGGGCGAGGTCCGCAATCTGCGCTGGTCCCTCAGCAGCATGCGGCGCAGGGTCTGGCTGATCTCTGGCCTTGTGGTGTTTGTGAGCCTGTTGGGGTTGCTGCTCAGCTGGCTGGATCCCGCCATTCGGGCCCCCCTGCGTCCGGGCCTCGACTTCACCGGCGGCACGCAGATTCAGTTGGAGCGCCGTTGTGATGACTCCTGCGGTGCGCTCAAGGCGATTGCGGTCTCCGATGTGATTCGCAGCCTGGACCTGCCAGTGGAGGAGGGGCAACCTCTCCCCAACCTGGGGGCGCCCCGGGTTCAGCTGTTGGATGGCGGTCAGTCACTGTTGTTGCGGCTGCCAACCCTGTCGGCTGCCCAGGGCCAAGCGGTGATCCAGGCGGTTGAACCGGTCGCGGGTCCGTTCCTCTCCGGTGGTCAATCGGTCGACACCATTGGTCCCAGCTTGGGTCGGCAACTGTTGCGCAGCAGCCTGATTTCTCTGCTGGTCGCCTTCAGTGGCATCGCGGCCTACATCAGCTTCCGCTACGACCGCCGCTACGCCTTCCTGGCCCTGGTGGCCCTTGCCCATGACGTCGCCATCGTTTGTGGTGTGTTCGCTTGGCTTGGCGTTGTGCTGCAACTGGAGGTCGACAGCCTCTTCGCCGTCTCGCTGCTCACGATTGCTGGATATTCGGTGAACGACACGGTGGTTGTGTTTGATCGCATCCGTGAACGAAGCAAGGATGCAGCTGATCTGCCTCTCTCTTTACAGGTGGATCAAGCGGTGTCGGCCACATTGACCCGCACCCTCTATACAAGCGGAACCACCCTGCTTCCTCTGTTGGCCCTGGTGTTCTTTGGTGGAGCAACGCTCTATTGGTTTGCGATCGCTCTGGCCTTGGGGGTTGTGGTGGGCTCCTGGTCGAGCATCGCCCTGGCACCCTCGCTGCTCACGCTCTGGGACCGTTCCCGTGACTGA
- the secD gene encoding protein translocase subunit SecD: MARFQGWFALVLALAIAAGMFLVRTPLELGLDLRGGSQLTVEVKPAGEITRVGSEEMEAVKAVLDRRVNGLGVAESTLQTVGESQLVLQLPGEQDPTAAARVLGDTALLEFRAQKPDTEAEFRGLRQLRSQVEAILKLREDQIRRGETPAPLDLDQLKTTQKTLGLEGEATSEEEQLRDLLEKVDADLLTMLEPAALTGKQLVTAGRQPLQNNPTSWEVTLNFDGEGAEAFADLTKSIAGTDRLLAIILDDQLISAASVGPQFKSAGISGGAATISGNFSAETARELEVKLRGGSLPLPVEVIEVRTIGPTLGAENIRRSLVAALSGLALVAVFMVVAYRLPGAVAVMALSLYALFNLAVYALIPVTLTLPGIAGFILSIGMAVDANVLIFERIKDELRRGNTLIRSIDTGFSEAFSSIVDGHLTTLISCAALFFLGTGLVKGFAATLGIGVLLSLFTALTCTRTLLRFLMGYAGLRRASNFLPARQLPSPTA, from the coding sequence ATGGCGCGTTTTCAGGGTTGGTTTGCCCTTGTTCTTGCCCTGGCGATCGCAGCCGGGATGTTTTTAGTTCGTACTCCGCTGGAACTGGGCCTCGATCTGCGGGGCGGCAGTCAGCTCACTGTTGAGGTGAAGCCGGCCGGAGAGATCACCCGTGTGGGCTCCGAGGAAATGGAAGCGGTGAAAGCCGTGCTCGATCGCCGGGTCAACGGTCTCGGTGTGGCCGAGTCGACTCTCCAGACGGTGGGTGAGTCCCAGCTGGTGTTGCAGCTCCCTGGCGAACAGGACCCTACTGCCGCTGCGAGGGTTCTCGGCGACACGGCTCTGCTCGAGTTTCGTGCTCAGAAGCCCGATACCGAAGCTGAATTCCGTGGCCTGAGGCAGCTCCGCTCCCAGGTGGAAGCCATTCTCAAGCTCCGTGAGGATCAGATCCGCCGCGGTGAAACGCCGGCGCCGCTGGATCTGGATCAGCTCAAGACAACCCAGAAGACTCTGGGGCTCGAGGGCGAGGCCACCTCGGAGGAAGAGCAGCTTCGGGACTTGCTCGAGAAGGTCGACGCCGATTTACTCACAATGCTTGAGCCAGCCGCCCTGACGGGTAAGCAGCTTGTGACGGCCGGTCGTCAACCGCTACAGAACAACCCAACCAGCTGGGAAGTGACCCTCAACTTCGATGGGGAGGGTGCTGAGGCTTTCGCTGATCTCACCAAGTCGATTGCGGGCACCGACCGATTGCTGGCGATCATCTTGGATGATCAGCTGATCAGTGCCGCCAGTGTTGGTCCCCAGTTCAAGAGCGCTGGAATCTCAGGTGGTGCAGCCACCATCAGCGGCAATTTCAGTGCGGAAACGGCGCGCGAACTGGAGGTGAAGCTGCGGGGCGGCTCTTTGCCCCTCCCCGTTGAGGTGATCGAGGTTCGCACCATCGGCCCCACTTTGGGGGCTGAGAACATCCGCCGCAGCCTGGTGGCCGCCCTCTCGGGCCTTGCTCTGGTGGCCGTGTTCATGGTGGTGGCCTATCGCCTGCCTGGGGCTGTGGCTGTGATGGCTCTCAGCCTGTATGCCCTGTTCAACTTGGCGGTGTATGCCTTGATCCCCGTCACGCTCACCCTGCCTGGAATCGCTGGATTCATCCTTTCGATTGGTATGGCTGTGGACGCCAACGTTCTGATCTTTGAACGCATCAAAGATGAACTGCGGCGGGGCAACACCCTGATTCGCTCGATTGATACCGGTTTCTCGGAGGCCTTTTCATCAATCGTTGATGGTCACCTGACCACGTTGATCAGCTGTGCAGCTCTCTTTTTCCTTGGCACGGGACTGGTCAAGGGCTTCGCGGCGACTTTGGGCATCGGCGTGTTGCTGAGCCTGTTCACAGCCCTCACCTGCACCCGCACCTTGTTGCGTTTCCTGATGGGTTACGCCGGTCTTCGTCGTGCCAGTAATTTCCTGCCCGCCCGGCAGCTTCCTTCTCCTACCGCCTGA
- a CDS encoding pyruvate dehydrogenase complex E1 component subunit beta, whose translation MAGTLLFNALREAIDEEMGRDPHVCVMGEDVGHYGGSYKVTKDLAEKYGDLRVLDTPIAENGFTGMAVGAAMTGLRPIVEGMNMGFLLLAFNQISNNMGMLRYTSGGNFTIPTVVRGPGGVGRQLGAEHSQRLEAYFHAVPGIKIVACSTPTNAKGLMKAAIRDNNPVLFFEHVLLYNLTEELPEGDYTCALDQADLVQEGTDVTILTYSRMRHHCLKAVEQLEADGVSVELIDLISLKPFDMETISRSIRKTHKVIVVEECMKTGGIGAELIALITEQCFDDLDARPMRLSSQDIPTPYNGSLENLTIIQPHQIVEAAQALVNKDI comes from the coding sequence GTGGCAGGAACACTTCTCTTCAACGCCCTCCGGGAAGCCATCGACGAGGAGATGGGCAGAGACCCCCACGTCTGTGTGATGGGTGAAGACGTCGGCCATTACGGCGGCAGTTACAAGGTCACCAAGGATCTGGCGGAGAAATACGGCGATCTCAGGGTGCTGGACACGCCGATTGCCGAGAACGGATTCACCGGTATGGCGGTGGGTGCGGCGATGACCGGTCTTCGCCCGATCGTTGAAGGGATGAACATGGGCTTCCTGCTCCTGGCCTTCAACCAGATTTCCAACAACATGGGGATGCTCCGCTACACCAGTGGCGGCAACTTCACCATCCCCACGGTGGTGCGCGGGCCGGGTGGCGTGGGTCGTCAGCTTGGGGCTGAGCACAGCCAGCGGCTTGAGGCCTATTTCCATGCCGTGCCCGGCATCAAGATCGTTGCCTGCAGCACGCCAACCAATGCCAAAGGCCTGATGAAGGCCGCGATTCGGGACAACAATCCCGTGCTCTTCTTCGAGCATGTTCTGCTCTACAACCTCACCGAGGAGCTCCCCGAAGGCGACTACACCTGTGCCCTTGATCAGGCTGATCTGGTGCAAGAAGGTACGGACGTCACGATCCTGACCTATTCCCGGATGCGTCACCACTGCCTCAAAGCGGTGGAGCAATTGGAAGCCGACGGCGTCAGCGTTGAACTGATCGATCTGATCAGTCTCAAGCCCTTTGATATGGAGACGATCAGCCGCTCCATTCGCAAGACCCACAAGGTGATTGTGGTGGAGGAATGCATGAAGACCGGCGGCATCGGTGCCGAGCTGATCGCGTTGATCACCGAGCAGTGCTTCGACGATCTGGATGCCCGTCCGATGCGTCTGTCCAGTCAGGACATTCCAACCCCCTACAACGGATCCTTGGAGAATCTCACGATCATTCAGCCGCATCAGATTGTTGAGGCGGCTCAGGCGTTGGTCAACAAGGACATCTGA
- a CDS encoding DUF3082 domain-containing protein, whose product MTDAKTTESPEPRDPRKGPLSFLSGALTAGFLAWLALGWSRRMVVYFAVHPPHYSSPIAQNIAVTLKTLLVGLSFLATFSTGFVALGLTLVFLRSLFTARDQNPA is encoded by the coding sequence ATGACTGATGCCAAGACCACAGAGAGCCCCGAGCCACGGGATCCCCGCAAAGGTCCGCTGAGTTTTCTTTCTGGGGCGCTCACAGCTGGATTCTTGGCTTGGCTTGCTCTGGGTTGGAGCCGGCGGATGGTGGTGTACTTCGCTGTTCACCCACCTCACTACAGCTCGCCGATTGCCCAAAACATTGCCGTCACCCTGAAGACCTTGCTGGTGGGCTTGTCCTTTCTGGCCACGTTCAGCACCGGGTTTGTGGCTCTCGGTCTGACCCTGGTGTTTCTTCGCAGTCTCTTTACGGCTCGCGATCAGAACCCTGCCTAG
- the ispE gene encoding 4-(cytidine 5'-diphospho)-2-C-methyl-D-erythritol kinase, which translates to MITVTAPAKVNLHLEVLGLRSDGFHELAMVMQSIELADRLSFENTADARVSLSCDDASLSVGDDNLILRAAQLLRDRSGFSELGASIHLEKRIPIGAGLAGGSSDGAAALVGLNALWGLGHSPADLERMAAELGSDMPFCVAGGCQLCFGRGEQLEAVPPTNEPLAVLLVKDPRASVSTPWAYKRCRELNQSRYLADEAAFERRRQALRQDDWLNPLRSDRPPSLRNDLQEVVAPETAAVRSALQLLKSVPHSLAVAMSGSGPSCFALFRDLESCQQVQGDLAPQLERAGLRAWSCAFRRDGVRIES; encoded by the coding sequence ATGATTACGGTGACGGCCCCGGCAAAAGTCAATCTGCACCTGGAGGTACTGGGGCTGCGGTCGGACGGTTTCCATGAGCTGGCCATGGTGATGCAGAGCATCGAATTGGCGGATCGTCTCAGCTTTGAGAACACCGCCGATGCGCGGGTCAGCCTCAGTTGCGATGACGCCAGCCTCAGTGTTGGCGACGACAACTTGATCCTCCGTGCGGCTCAACTGCTGCGGGATCGTTCCGGCTTCAGTGAATTGGGGGCGTCGATTCATCTGGAGAAACGCATCCCCATTGGTGCTGGCCTGGCTGGAGGTTCCAGCGACGGCGCTGCGGCGCTGGTGGGTCTGAATGCCCTTTGGGGATTGGGCCATAGCCCCGCTGATTTGGAGCGGATGGCGGCTGAGCTCGGCTCTGATATGCCCTTCTGTGTCGCCGGAGGGTGTCAGCTCTGTTTCGGCCGAGGGGAGCAGCTGGAGGCGGTGCCGCCGACCAACGAACCCCTGGCAGTGTTGTTGGTCAAAGACCCCAGGGCGAGCGTTTCAACGCCATGGGCCTACAAACGTTGCCGCGAGCTGAACCAATCCCGCTACCTCGCTGATGAGGCTGCGTTTGAACGCCGCCGGCAGGCCCTTCGTCAGGACGATTGGCTGAACCCCTTGCGCAGCGATCGTCCACCGTCTTTGCGCAACGATCTGCAGGAGGTGGTGGCGCCCGAAACAGCTGCTGTGCGCTCGGCGCTTCAACTGTTGAAGAGCGTTCCCCACAGCCTGGCGGTGGCGATGAGCGGATCAGGTCCCAGTTGCTTTGCGCTGTTCCGTGATCTGGAGTCATGTCAACAGGTCCAGGGCGATCTCGCTCCCCAGCTGGAACGTGCCGGATTAAGGGCGTGGTCTTGCGCCTTTCGCCGCGATGGCGTGAGGATCGAGTCATGA
- the rsmA gene encoding 16S rRNA (adenine(1518)-N(6)/adenine(1519)-N(6))-dimethyltransferase RsmA: MGFSGHHARKRFGQHWLRDDSVLQRIVEAADLQPTDRVLEVGPGRGALTERLLAADVGAVHAIELDRDLVAGLQDRFADHPGFSLHQGDVLEAPLELSDGHIADKVVANIPYNITGPLLERLVGRLDRPVDPPYQRLVLLVQKEVAERIRARPGHSSFSALSVRMQLLARCGSVCPVPPRCFQPPPKVQSEVICLEPLPPSKRVEPALAAQVESLLKQAFLARRKMLRNTLAGVADPDRLQALAASAGFSLQQRPQELAPDIWVALARGLNRGD, translated from the coding sequence ATGGGTTTCTCCGGACATCACGCCCGCAAACGCTTCGGCCAGCACTGGTTGCGTGACGACTCCGTTCTGCAGCGGATTGTTGAGGCTGCCGATCTTCAGCCGACCGATCGCGTGCTGGAGGTGGGGCCTGGTCGGGGGGCTTTAACCGAGCGTCTTCTGGCTGCGGATGTGGGGGCAGTGCATGCGATCGAGCTTGATCGCGATCTGGTGGCCGGTCTGCAGGATCGTTTCGCTGATCACCCTGGGTTCAGCCTCCATCAGGGGGATGTTCTCGAGGCGCCCCTCGAATTGAGTGACGGTCACATCGCCGACAAAGTGGTGGCCAACATCCCTTACAACATCACAGGGCCTCTGCTTGAGCGGCTGGTGGGGCGGTTGGATCGCCCTGTGGATCCGCCGTACCAACGGCTTGTGTTGCTGGTGCAGAAGGAAGTGGCGGAGCGGATCCGTGCCCGTCCGGGCCATAGCAGTTTCAGCGCCCTAAGTGTGCGAATGCAGTTGCTTGCCCGCTGTGGTTCGGTGTGTCCAGTGCCGCCGCGCTGTTTTCAGCCCCCTCCGAAGGTGCAGTCGGAAGTGATCTGCCTGGAGCCTTTGCCGCCGTCCAAGCGGGTGGAGCCGGCCTTGGCTGCTCAGGTGGAATCCCTGCTGAAGCAGGCATTTCTGGCGCGGCGCAAGATGCTGCGCAACACCCTGGCGGGCGTGGCCGATCCCGACCGCTTGCAGGCTTTGGCTGCCTCCGCTGGCTTCAGCCTTCAGCAGCGCCCCCAGGAACTAGCTCCGGACATCTGGGTTGCCCTGGCCAGGGGTTTGAATCGGGGCGACTGA
- a CDS encoding YraN family protein, translating into MPVESQCSGRWAEQQALQQLEAKGWRLLDRNWRCRWGELDLVLEQHQQLLVVEVKGRRIGHWDRRGLDAFHPAKRRRMARAISCWRAAHPTCAEKLLRIKLALVPLMPSQETICWMDVERLC; encoded by the coding sequence ATGCCGGTGGAGTCTCAATGCAGCGGTCGCTGGGCGGAACAGCAGGCCTTGCAACAGCTTGAAGCGAAGGGATGGCGGTTGCTCGATCGCAACTGGCGCTGCCGCTGGGGGGAACTGGATCTGGTGCTGGAACAGCATCAGCAGCTGTTGGTGGTGGAGGTAAAAGGGCGTCGCATCGGTCATTGGGACCGCCGCGGCCTGGATGCGTTTCATCCCGCCAAAAGGCGCCGCATGGCGCGTGCGATCAGTTGCTGGAGAGCTGCGCATCCAACCTGCGCCGAGAAGCTGCTCCGGATCAAACTGGCCCTTGTGCCGTTGATGCCATCCCAAGAAACGATCTGCTGGATGGATGTGGAGCGGCTGTGCTGA
- a CDS encoding pentapeptide repeat-containing protein translates to MRRRFAALLVSFLVLTAQWLVVAPAHAAMDVAKQVLIGADYSDKDLRGATFNLSNLREANLSGSDLRGASLYGAKLQDADLSGTDLREATLDSAVMTGTNLSDAVLEGSFAFNTRFKDVVITGADFTDVPMRGDQLKSLCAVADGVNSVTGRSTRESLGCA, encoded by the coding sequence ATGCGCAGACGCTTCGCGGCCCTTCTGGTCTCTTTTTTGGTCTTAACCGCTCAGTGGCTGGTGGTCGCTCCAGCCCATGCGGCCATGGATGTCGCCAAACAGGTCTTGATCGGTGCCGACTACTCCGACAAAGATCTGCGTGGGGCCACCTTCAACCTCAGCAACCTGCGCGAAGCCAATCTCTCTGGATCGGATCTACGCGGGGCAAGCCTGTACGGCGCGAAGCTGCAGGACGCCGACCTCAGCGGCACAGATCTGCGCGAAGCCACGCTGGATTCCGCCGTGATGACGGGAACCAACCTCTCGGATGCCGTACTGGAAGGATCCTTCGCCTTCAACACTCGCTTCAAGGATGTGGTGATCACAGGAGCTGACTTCACCGATGTCCCCATGCGCGGTGACCAACTCAAAAGCCTTTGTGCAGTGGCCGACGGCGTTAATTCAGTCACTGGCCGAAGCACCCGCGAAAGTCTCGGTTGCGCTTGA
- a CDS encoding 23S rRNA (pseudouridine(1915)-N(3))-methyltransferase RlmH produces MNPARCRILAVGKVRRGWIQEGIELYLKRLPGLTISELRDSTPDKEADAIRAALRPDETLIALMEQGETLASVPFARRLEQFGYERLVFVIGGADGLTPELKAQAHWRLSLSPMTFPHELARLMLVEQLFRAQAIVQGSPYHRA; encoded by the coding sequence TTGAACCCGGCTCGTTGCCGGATTCTAGCGGTGGGCAAAGTGCGTCGCGGTTGGATTCAGGAGGGCATTGAGCTTTACCTCAAACGCCTGCCGGGATTGACCATCAGCGAGCTTCGGGACAGCACCCCGGACAAAGAGGCAGATGCGATCCGAGCGGCCCTAAGGCCAGACGAAACCCTGATCGCTCTCATGGAGCAGGGCGAGACCCTGGCGTCGGTTCCCTTCGCGCGACGACTCGAACAGTTCGGTTACGAGCGGCTGGTCTTTGTGATTGGTGGAGCCGATGGTCTGACCCCTGAGCTCAAGGCACAGGCCCACTGGCGCCTGAGCCTCTCTCCAATGACTTTCCCCCATGAACTAGCGCGACTGATGCTTGTGGAACAACTGTTCCGGGCCCAGGCGATTGTTCAAGGCAGCCCTTATCACCGCGCCTAA
- a CDS encoding 2OG-Fe(II) oxygenase, protein MLHVVDNLLQPEELQHLRDLCDIHGRLMEQHSGDAQFSWRPESGAPRSIHAPAQQAIVDRYLDEVLLPLATPFAPQRAGIEWWCNTNNDLDWHIDKDELEGQHSGRYVLPLLSTVFYPHVSCAGGELLVADNPPISNGYQGPLPTFRSVISIPPVVNRLVLFSPGILHRINPFEGERYSVAVNIWAQPPLTTTAAEPPA, encoded by the coding sequence ATGCTGCACGTGGTCGACAACCTGCTGCAACCCGAGGAGCTGCAACACCTGCGGGATCTTTGCGACATCCATGGCCGGCTCATGGAGCAGCATTCCGGCGATGCTCAGTTCAGCTGGCGACCCGAGAGCGGTGCCCCCCGCTCCATCCACGCGCCCGCCCAGCAAGCCATCGTCGATCGCTATCTCGACGAGGTTCTTCTCCCCCTAGCCACACCGTTCGCACCCCAGCGGGCCGGGATCGAGTGGTGGTGCAATACCAACAACGACCTCGATTGGCACATCGACAAGGACGAACTGGAAGGCCAACACAGCGGCCGCTATGTACTGCCGTTGCTGTCCACAGTGTTCTATCCCCACGTCAGCTGTGCTGGAGGTGAACTTCTGGTCGCCGACAACCCCCCGATCAGCAACGGCTATCAGGGTCCCCTGCCAACGTTCCGGTCTGTGATCTCGATCCCGCCTGTGGTGAACCGTTTGGTGCTCTTCTCACCCGGAATCCTGCATCGCATCAACCCATTCGAAGGCGAGCGCTACTCCGTGGCCGTGAACATCTGGGCTCAACCGCCCCTCACCACAACTGCTGCAGAGCCACCGGCTTGA
- a CDS encoding LexA family transcriptional regulator, translated as MELQHSPLPLQPRRTRLTLPLANECVAAGFPSPADDYIDVGIDLNEQLIRHPTSTFFLHVSGNSMTDAGIHDGDLLVVDRSLEPRPGKVVVAVLDGGFTLKRLVRHRGRLRLEAAHPDYPPLELHRCGEVQIWGVAIHVIHPL; from the coding sequence GTGGAGCTCCAACACAGTCCGCTGCCCCTGCAACCAAGGCGAACTCGGCTAACCCTGCCCCTAGCCAATGAATGCGTTGCCGCTGGGTTCCCATCCCCCGCCGATGACTACATCGATGTGGGGATCGACCTCAATGAACAACTCATCCGGCATCCCACCAGCACCTTTTTCCTGCATGTCAGCGGCAACTCCATGACCGACGCCGGCATCCACGACGGTGATCTCCTGGTGGTCGATCGCAGCCTCGAACCGCGACCGGGGAAGGTGGTCGTGGCTGTGCTTGACGGTGGCTTCACCCTCAAGCGCCTGGTGCGCCATCGCGGCAGGTTGCGCCTGGAAGCCGCCCATCCGGACTATCCCCCGCTGGAGCTTCATCGCTGCGGCGAGGTTCAGATCTGGGGCGTCGCCATTCATGTGATCCATCCGCTCTGA